Proteins encoded within one genomic window of Brassica rapa cultivar Chiifu-401-42 chromosome A09, CAAS_Brap_v3.01, whole genome shotgun sequence:
- the LOC103843708 gene encoding protein NETWORKED 1D, with protein MAAVANFNTKRYSWWWDSHNPKNSKWLQDNLTDMDSKVKQMIKVIEEDADSFARRAEMYYKKRPELMKLVEEFYRAYRALAERYDHATGALRHAQQTMAEAFPNQDHTMMFGEESLAGSSAEEFDPQTPESYPPIRAPVYPSELQKDASSHLSTVKRNIAFMEDPQAVYNGKGLKIGKARSAKVVSESERASKAEAEVVALKEALAKVQAEKEANLAQFDQSLERLANLESEVSRAQEDSRGFNERATRAESEVETLRETLRKLEVEKGDSFLQYQQCLRNIADLEERISLAEKEAGEAEAEILSLKQRLARSETEKEAALVQYRQCLEAISNLEERLRKAEEDARLINQRAEDADGEVESLKEKVSKLTEENEAYELQYQQCLETIADLKLKLFHAQEETQRLSAKLKAAEEKCVVLERSNQDLHSEVDGLLEKLGDQSHELTEKQEEMGKLWTTVQEEHLRFVEAETAFQTLQQLHSQSQEELSALALELQKRSQILKDMEARNNGLQEEVQEAKEENKCLSELNLSSAASIKILQEEVSRLRGEIKELEGEVELRVDQRNALQQEIYCLKEELSQIGKKHQSLQEENSKLKEVKEKESIEKTALLEKLELMVQKNLVLENSISDLSCELETIRGKLKTLEEAFAEEKDMLVSRLESATENSKKLSEENRLLENSLSDANAELEELKSNLKRLEDSCHLLSDDKSSLVSERESLLSQMEIMRKDIEELEKEQAELKVKVLELATERECSLQKIEELGVCLDAKDRDYASFVKLSESQMNGMKSKIHHLKDENQRKEREYHDAHVEIIVLQKCLQEWPEKSSSLVAENQKIKEACQLLEKLVSELEQENIGKQVQIESSINCIKILRAWIFQVLMKLEVIPCIDSCDENSQDQKNMHDILDRLDAMQTMLHENQQSAIENIVLVEFLRQLKLEAVGISAGKKLLEKELESYRHQLSLSQDMNGELTTKVNQGVDREEALKVETEDLRRQVNDLSKSTMQLEEEKRELEDDISLLLSESIYQSSLILLLEDVVLEKLSVAVKLNEDMEMLSFVKSKLEEGVSEVGDKLKSTETENLQLKGLLEKTDAEVANVRDQLVQKEKELLETMLLISTVQNEKSELSKAVEGLECKYKEAKATEEDKDILWESRASTLFGDLQMSVVRETLLEGLVRELEEAYKSLGERSTLKDVEVEQLKGRVNNLEEANKGQRDLMSKYSQAIILLKESLESLESHIDMPHEFENGPAKDTASMVDNNEGFLELQEMCLRINAIEEAVTEKLAVQELKTASRSGSLRRQNNEIYSEESEMITKDIVLDQVSDCSSYGISKRDIVKTEDDHSLEVKPQNHQKGKSMSEESLVVDKLEVSDRFTDPNREVNKRKVLERLDSDLQKLSNLHIAVEDLKSKVEREEKGKEEYETVKGQISEAEEALEKLLSINKKLVTKVVSGFEVSDGSKSSMDLDVDENSRRRRISEQARRGSEKIGRLQLEIQRLQFLLLKLEGEREDRVKAKVADSKTRTLLKDYIYGGVRGERRKRIKKRFAFCGCVQQPPPSP; from the exons ATGGCGGCTGTTGCGAATTTTAATACTAAACGTTATTCTTGGTGGTGGGATAGTCACAATCCCAAAAACTCTAAATGGCTTCAGGATAATCTCACAG ATATGGATAGTAAAGTGAAGCAAATGATAAAGGTTATTGAGGAAGATGCAGACTCCTTTGCTAGGCGAGCAGAGATGTATTACAAGAAGCGGCCTGAGCTTATGAAACTGGTGGAAGAGTTTTATCGCGCGTATCGTGCTTTAGCTGAAAGATACGATCACGCCACAGGTGCTCTTCGTCATGCTCAGCAGACTATGGCAGAAGCGTTCCCCAACCAAGACCACACCATGATGTTCGGTGAGGAGTCACTCGCTGGTTCTTCCGCAGAGGAGTTTGATCCGCAAACGCCTGAGAGTTACCCTCCTATCCGAGCTCCGGTTTACCCCAGTGAGTTACAAAAAGATGCTTCCTCTCATTTGAGTACAGTGAAGCGAAACATAGCCTTCATGGAGGATCCTCAGGCCGTGTATAACGGGAAAGGTTTGAAAATTGGAAAGGCAAGAAGCGCGAAGGTTGTGTCAGAGTCTGAACGAGCTAGCAAGGCTGAAGCTGAAGTTGTGGCGCTAAAAGAGGCTCTTGCGAAAGTGCAGGCtgagaaggaagctaacttAGCTCAGTTTGATCAGAGTTTGGAGAGACTGGCTAATCTTGAGTCTGAGGTATCTCGTGCGCAAGAGGACTCGAGGGGTTTTAATGAACGAGCTACAAGAGCTGAATCCGAGGTCGAAACACTTAGAGAAACGCTTAGAAAGCTAGAGGTTGAAAAGGGAGACAGTTTTCTTCAGTATCAGCAATGTTTAAGAAACATAGCTGATTTGGAAGAACGTATCTCTCTAGCCGAGAAGGAGGCTGGAGAAGCTGAAGCCGAGATTCTATCCTTGAAGCAAAGGCTTGCTAGATCAGAAACTGAGAAGGAAGCTGCTCTTGTCCAGTACCGGCAATGCTTGGAAGCGATATCTAACTTGGAAGAGAGGTTGCGCAAGGCTGAGGAAGATGCAAGGCTAATCAACCAACGGGCAGAAGATGCTGATGGTGAAGTTGAAAGCTTAAAGGAAAAGGTCTCTAAATTAACTGAAGAGAACGAAGCTTATGAGCTCCAGTACCAGCAGTGCCTTGAGACAATTGCGGATCTAAAGCTCAAGCTGTTTCATGCTCAAGAAGAAACCCAAAGGCTTAGTGCTAAGCTAAAAGCTGCGGAGGAGAAATGTGTAGTGCTTGAGAGATCAAACCAAGATCTTCACTCTGAGGTTGATGGTCTACTGGAGAAGCTGGGGGATCAAAGTCATGAACTCACGGAGAAACAAGAAGAGATGGGGAAGTTGTGGACTACTGTGCAAGAAGAACACTTGCGTTTCGTGGAGGCTGAGACCGCCTTTCAAACGCTCCAGCAGTTGCACTCTCAGTCTCAGGAGGAGCTAAGCGCTTTGGCGTTGGAACTGCAAAAGAGGTCTCAGATTCTTAAAGATATGGAGGCTCGTAACAATGGGTTACAGGAGGAAGTTCAGGAAGCGAAAGAGGAGAACAAATGCCTCAGTGAGCTCAACCTCTCCTCGGCTGCGTCCATTAAAATTCTGCAGGAGGAGGTTTCGAGATTACGGGGGGAAATAAAGGAGCTTGAAGGTGAAGTTGAGCTGAGAGTGGACCAGAGAAATGCTTTGCAGCAAGAGATATACTGTCTTAAAGAGGAACTAAGCCAGATAGGGAAGAAACACCAGTCCTTACAGGAGGAGAACTCAAAGCTAAAGGAAGTAAAGGAAAAGGAAAGTATTGAGAAGACGGCCTTGCTTGAGAAGTTAGAACTGATGGTTCAGAAAAATCTTGTTCTTGAGAACTCCATATCAGATTTGAGTTGTGAGCTGGAAACAATCAGAGGGAAGCTGAAGACATTAGAGGAAGCTTTTGCAGAAGAGAAAGACATGTTGGTTTCCCGTTTGGAGAGTGCTACAGAGAACAGCAAGAAACTCTCTGAGGAGAACAGGCTACTGGAGAATTCTCTGTCTGATGCCAATGCAGAGCTTGAAGAGCTTAAGTCAAATTTGAAAAGGCTAGAAGACTCATGCCACTTGCTGAGTGATGACAAGTCAAGTTTAGTTAGTGAAAGAGAAAGCTTACTCTCTCAAATGGAGATAATGAGGAAAGACATTGAAGAGCTGGAGAAAGAACAGGCAGAGTTAAAAGTGAAAGTTTTGGAACTAGCAACCGAGAGGGAATGTTCTCTTCAAAAAATTGAAGAGTTGGGAGTGTGTCTAGATGCCAAAGACCGTGACTATGCTAGTTTCGTGAAACTGTCTGAGAGTCAGATGAATGGCATGAAATCAAAGATCCATCATCTTAAAGACGAGAATCAACGCAAGGAGAGAGAGTATCATGATGCTCACGTTGAGATTATTGTTCTGCAGAAGTGTTTGCAGGAGTGGCCTGAGAAGAGTTCCTCCCTCGTTGCCGAGAATCAGAAGATCAAAGAGGCTTGTCAACTGTTGGAAAAGCTAGTCTCTGAACTAGAACAAGAAAACATTGGGAAACAAGTGCAGATTGAGTCCTCGATTAACTGCATTAAAATACTGAGAGCGTGGATCTTCCAGGTACTGATGAAGCTTGAAGTTATCCCGTGTATAGATTCCTGTGATGAGAACTCGCAAGACCAGAAAAATATGCACGACATATTGGATAGACTTGATGCGATGCAAACTATGCTTCATGAAAACCAGCAGTCCGCTATTGAGAACATCGTCCTTGTTGAGTTTCTCCGGCAACTGAAGCTAGAAGCTGTTGGCATTTCAGCAGGGAAGAAACTCCTTGAGAAAGAACTTGAATCTTATCGTCACCAGCTCTCCCTTTCGCAGGACATGAATGGAGAATTGACCACAAAAGTTAACCAAGGAGTAGACAGAGAAGAAGCCTTGAAGGTGGAAACTGAGGATTTGCGCAGGCAAGTAAATGACTTGTCAAAGTCGACAATGCAGTTGGAGGAGGAGAAACGTGAACTGGAAGATGACATCTCTTTGCTTCTCTCCGAGAGTATATACCAAAGCAGTCTCATTCTTCTTTTGGAGGATGTTGTTTTGGAGAAACTTTCAGTGGCGGTGAAGCTAAACGAGGATATGGAAATGCTCAGTTTTGTTAAGAGTAAGCTCGAGGAAGGGGTAAGCGAGGTTGGTGATAAGTTGAAATCTACGGAAACTGAGAACTTGCAGCTTAAAGGTTTGCTAGAGAAAACAGACGCTGAAGTCGCTAATGTGAGGGATCAATTGGTTCAGAAGGAGAAAGAACTTCTAGAAACTATGCTGCTGATCTCCACCGTGCAAAACGAAAAGTCTGAATTATCTAAGGCAGTGGAGGGTTTGGAATGTAAGTACAAGGAAGCTAAAGCAACAGAAGAAGATAAAGATATCCTATGGGAGTCTCGGGCTTCAACGTTGTTTGGAGATTTGCAGATGTCAGTTGTTCGTGAAACATTGCTTGAAGGGTTGGTCCGTGAGCTAGAGGAAGCCTACAAGAGCCTTGGAGAAAGAAGCACATTAAAAGACGTGGAGGTTGAGCAGCTTAAAGGAAGAGTGAACAACTTAGAGGAGGCGAACAAAGGACAAAGGGATCTCATGAGTAAATACTCCCAAGCTATTATATTGTTGAAGGAAAGCTTAGAATCTCTGGAGTCACATATTGACATGCCTCACGAGTTCGAGAATGGACCAGCCAAG GACACTGCTTCAATGGTGGATAACAACGAGGGATTCTTAGAACTTCAAGAAATGTGTTTGAGAATCAATGCTATTGAAGAGGCGGTAACCGAAAAGCTTGCAGTGCAAGAACTAAAAACAGCAAGCAGAAGTGGAAGTCTGCGGAGACAGAACAATGAAATATACTCTGAGGAAAGCGAAATGATCACGAAAGATATCGTACTCGACCAGGTCTCTGATTGCTCATCATATGGGATTAGTAAGAGAGACATTGTGAAGACAGAAGATGATCACAGTCTTGAGGTAAAGCCACAAAACCATCAGAAAGGCAAATCCATGTCTGAGGAGTCACTGGTCGTGGACAAACTAGAGGTCTCAGACAGATTCACGGATCCAAACAGAGAAGTAAACAAGAGGAAAGTTCTCGAGAGGCTTGATTCGGATTTACAGAAGCTCTCAAATCTTCATATAGCCGTTGAAGATTTAAAAAGCAAAGtggagagagaggagaaagGAAAGGAAGAGTACGAAACAGTTAAGGGACAGATCAGTGAAGCAGAGGAAGCGTTGGAGAAACTTCTAAGCATCAACAAGAAGCTGGTGACAAAAGTGGTGAGCGGTTTTGAGGTATCAGATGGAAGCAAGTCATCGATGGATCTTGATGTGGATGAGAATAGCAGAAGGAGGAGAATATCAGAACAAGCGAGGAGAGGATCAGAGAAGATTGGGAGGTTGCAGTTGGAGATACAGAGGTTACAGTTTTTGTTACTGAAGCTGGAAGGAGAAAGAGAGGATAGAGTGAAAGCGAAGGTGGCTGATAGCAAAACGAGGACTCTTCTTAAGGACTATATATATGGTGGAGTGAGAGGTGAGCGAAGGAAGAGGATAAAAAAGCGTTTTGCGTTTTGTGGGTGTGTGCAACAACCACCTCCATCTCCTTGA
- the LOC103843851 gene encoding uncharacterized protein LOC103843851 → MIGWGQGKLIDITGPTGTTYLGIRRHAKVSDAVTLEGWSIRGSRSRRFHELRNSILQREPPQPENGKDIVLWKHVSDDYRDHYSAASTWEQVRSRRPRVEWSRVIWFTQGVPRFSFITWLAVKNRLSTGDRMRQWGMVQSCELCGERDETRDHLFFACPYSYTVWESLARRLIGISINPDWQWTLHRIQRMSQGKADTVLVKLLLQTTIYHIWRERNGRRHQQSRVTTDHMRRRIDKAVRNRISSLKYRFDHKYGGLLSRWFQLSM, encoded by the coding sequence ATGATTGGTTGGGGGCAAGGGAAGCTGATCGACATCACAGGTCCTACAGGCACTACTTATTTGGGCATTAGGAGACACGCTAAGGTTAGCGATGCTGTTACATTGGAAGGGTGGAGCATACGAGGAAGTAGAAGCCGTAGGTTCCACGAGCTGAGAAATAGTATCTTACAAAGAGAACCTCCGCAACCAGAGAACGGCAAGGACATAGTATTGTGGAAGCATGTGAGTGATGATTATAGAGATCATTACTCTGCGGCTAGTACGTGGGAGCAAGTGAGGTCTAGGAGGCCTAGAGTCGAGTGGAGTCGAGTAATCTGGTTCACACAAGGGGTCCCACGATTCTCATTCATAACTTGGCTAGCAGTGAAGAATAGACTATCAACTGGTGATCGTATGAGACAATGGGGAATGGTACAGAGTTGTGAGCTTTGTGGAGAGAGAGATGAAACGCGTGATCATTTGTTCTTCGCATGTCCTTATTCCTACACAGTGTGGGAGAGTCTGGCTAGGAGACTTATTGGCATCAGCATCAATCCGGATTGGCAATGGACACTGCATCGCATACAAAGAATGAGTCAAGGGAAAGCTGATACTGTTTTGGTGAAGCTTTTGTTGCAGACCACAATCTACCACATTTGGAGAGAAAGGAATGGGAGGCGTCATCAGCAAAGCAGAGTCACCACTGATCATATGCGACGGCGCATTGATAAGGCAGTGAGAAACAGAATCTCATCACTCAAATACAGATTCGATCACAAATATGGAGGATTACTCAGCCGTTGGTTCCAGCTTAGTATGTGA